In Erigeron canadensis isolate Cc75 chromosome 7, C_canadensis_v1, whole genome shotgun sequence, one DNA window encodes the following:
- the LOC122609065 gene encoding uncharacterized protein LOC122609065, translating into MSITVHNSLKDRVIGAQVEANKKENVDREGLGGVIEQFTRRDDGGLYFCDRLWIPLYGGLRKLIMDEAHKAGYSVHPGIDTMYQDLRDLFWWPGMKNDVTVYVSKCLTCLKVKAEHKKLGGLLTQPELPTYHPQSDGQSQRTIHTLEDMLRAYVIDFGGSWDTYLPLVEFSYNNSYHASIGCPPYEVLYGRKCRSSLAWHRVGDMQLIGPEIILETTKRVAPIKENLLKARDRQKK; encoded by the exons ATGAGCATTACCGTGCACAATAGTCTGAAGGACAGGGtgattggggcacaagtagaagcaaacaagaaggAGAATGTTGACAGGGAAGGATTGGGAGGTGTGATAGAACAGTTCACTCGAAGAGATGATGGAGGACTGTACTTTTGTGATCGATTGTGGATACCATTGTATGGAGGACTAAGGAAGCTGATAATGGACGAAGCACACAAGGCAGGATATTCTGTCCACCCAGGGATAGATAcgatgtatcaagacttgcgagatttattttggtggccaggaatgAAGAACGACGTGACGGTTTATGTGAGCAAGTGTCTAACGTGCTTGAAGGTTAAGGCAGAACATAAGAAGCTAGGAGGACTGTtaacacaaccagagcttccca cctaccatccgcagtcagACGGACAGAGTCAGAGAACGATTCACACACTAGAAGATATGCTAAGAGCTTATGTCATAGACTTCggaggaagttgggatactTACCTCCCATTAGTCGAATTCTCATATAATAACAGCTATCACGCAAGTATTGGATGTCCACCTTATGAAGTCTTGTATGGAAGGAAATGTCGATCCTCGCTTGCATGGCACAGAGTGggagacatgcaactaataggtccagaGATCATCCTCGAAACTACCAAAAGAGTTGCTCCGATCAAGGAGAATCTTCTAaaagcaagagacagacaaaagaaataa